A window of Streptomyces sp. DG1A-41 contains these coding sequences:
- the iolD gene encoding 3D-(3,5/4)-trihydroxycyclohexane-1,2-dione acylhydrolase (decyclizing), producing MTTRLTVAQALVRFLAAQYTERDGVRQRLIGATWGIFGHGNVAGIGQALLEHTDAMPYHQGRNEQAMVHAAVGYARQSGRLSTHAVTTSIGPGATNLVTGAALATINHLPVLLLPGDIFATRPADPVLQQLEAPYAGDVSVNDCLRPVSKYFDRITRPEALIPSALNAMRVLTDPVETGAVTLALPQDVQAEAYDWPDDFFAERTWTVRRPGADPTELAEAVRIIRAAQRPLVVAGGGVHHSRAEEALAEFAETTGIPVASTQAGKGSLRHDHPQDVGGIGHTGTATADELARTADLVIGVGTRYTDFTTASGTLFSNPDVRFLNLNIASFDGHKLAGQPLIADARTGLEELTERLEMHGHRVASSYATEYTEDKERWEQRVDACYEVDEPDTRPTQPQVLGVLDALVDESDILINAAGSLPGDLHKLWRTRSYDQYHVEYGYSCMGYEIPAAIGVKMAAPDRPVWALVGDGTYLMMPTEIVTAVQEGVAIKVLIIQNHGYASIGGLSESVGGERFGTAYRFPSENGTYTGPPLPVDLAANAASLGLRVLRAKSVRDLREALAEARAADTPTCVYVETQTADTVSGAPPAQAWWDVPVAETATRPSAVKARELYERHVSTRRRHL from the coding sequence ATGACGACCCGGCTGACCGTCGCGCAAGCGCTGGTCCGTTTCCTCGCCGCCCAGTACACCGAACGCGACGGCGTACGCCAGCGGCTCATCGGCGCCACCTGGGGCATCTTCGGCCACGGCAACGTCGCCGGCATCGGCCAGGCGCTCCTGGAGCACACCGACGCGATGCCGTACCACCAGGGGCGCAACGAACAGGCCATGGTGCACGCCGCGGTCGGTTACGCGCGCCAGTCGGGCCGCCTGTCCACGCACGCGGTCACGACCTCCATCGGCCCGGGCGCCACCAACCTCGTCACCGGCGCCGCCCTGGCGACCATCAACCATCTGCCGGTGCTGCTCCTGCCCGGCGACATCTTCGCCACCCGCCCCGCCGACCCGGTCCTCCAGCAGCTCGAAGCGCCGTACGCGGGCGACGTGTCGGTCAACGACTGCCTGCGCCCGGTGTCGAAGTACTTCGACCGGATCACACGGCCGGAGGCCCTGATCCCGTCGGCGCTGAACGCGATGCGCGTGCTCACCGACCCCGTCGAGACCGGCGCAGTCACCCTCGCCCTGCCTCAGGACGTACAGGCCGAGGCGTACGACTGGCCCGACGACTTCTTCGCCGAGCGCACCTGGACCGTACGGCGTCCCGGCGCCGACCCGACGGAACTCGCCGAGGCGGTACGGATCATCCGCGCGGCGCAGAGGCCCCTGGTCGTCGCCGGCGGCGGCGTCCACCACAGTCGCGCCGAAGAGGCGCTCGCCGAGTTCGCCGAGACCACCGGCATCCCGGTCGCCTCCACCCAGGCCGGCAAGGGCTCCCTGCGCCACGACCACCCCCAGGACGTCGGCGGCATCGGCCACACCGGCACGGCCACCGCGGACGAACTCGCCCGCACCGCCGACCTGGTGATCGGCGTCGGCACCCGCTACACCGACTTCACCACCGCCTCCGGCACGCTCTTCTCGAACCCGGACGTCCGGTTCCTCAACCTGAACATCGCCTCCTTCGACGGCCACAAGCTCGCCGGGCAGCCCCTGATCGCGGACGCCCGCACCGGCCTGGAGGAGCTGACCGAGCGGCTGGAGATGCACGGCCACCGGGTCGCGTCGTCGTACGCCACCGAGTACACCGAGGACAAGGAGCGCTGGGAACAGCGCGTCGACGCCTGCTACGAGGTGGACGAGCCGGACACCCGCCCGACCCAGCCGCAGGTCCTCGGCGTCCTGGACGCCCTGGTCGACGAGTCGGACATCCTCATCAACGCGGCCGGATCCCTCCCCGGCGACCTGCACAAACTGTGGCGGACCCGCTCGTACGACCAGTACCACGTGGAGTACGGCTACTCCTGCATGGGCTACGAGATCCCGGCCGCGATCGGCGTGAAGATGGCCGCCCCCGACCGGCCCGTGTGGGCGCTGGTCGGCGACGGCACCTACCTGATGATGCCGACGGAGATCGTGACGGCCGTGCAGGAGGGCGTCGCGATCAAGGTGCTGATCATCCAGAACCACGGCTACGCGTCCATCGGCGGGCTGTCCGAGTCGGTCGGCGGCGAGCGGTTCGGCACCGCCTACCGCTTCCCGTCCGAGAACGGCACCTACACGGGGCCGCCGCTGCCGGTGGACCTCGCCGCCAACGCGGCCAGCCTCGGCCTGCGCGTCCTGCGCGCGAAGTCCGTACGGGACCTGCGGGAGGCCCTCGCCGAGGCCCGGGCGGCCGACACTCCCACATGTGTCTACGTGGAGACCCAAACGGCAGACACAGTGTCGGGCGCGCCTCCCGCGCAGGCCTGGTGGGATGTACCCGTGGCCGAGACCGCGACACGGCCGTCCGCGGTCAAGGCACGTGAGCTGTACGAACGGCACGTCTCCACCCGACGCCGCCATCTGTGA
- the iolB gene encoding 5-deoxy-glucuronate isomerase, which produces MTSELYVPKGTTTDVNYVLDIDPKRAGWTHSSLRIVELAPGGTHTFTTGDSEWIVLPLTGACTVRVEDEEFPLSGRENVFASVTDFAYAPRDARAQIASGAGGRFALAGAKCERQLPARYGPAPEVPVEQRGSGTCARHVRNFASADAFDCDKLIAVEVITPGGNWSSYPPHKHDEHRPGEESELEEIYYFEIDGPNGFGYQRVFPSREGGSDVLTEVRSGDAVLVPDGWHGPSIAQPGHDMYYLNVMAGPGETREWRICFHPDHVTGTGGYR; this is translated from the coding sequence ATGACCAGTGAGCTGTACGTCCCCAAGGGCACCACCACCGATGTGAACTACGTCCTGGACATCGACCCCAAGCGGGCCGGCTGGACGCACAGCAGCCTGCGGATCGTGGAGCTCGCACCGGGCGGCACCCACACCTTCACCACCGGGGACAGCGAGTGGATCGTGCTGCCCCTGACGGGCGCGTGCACCGTGCGCGTCGAGGACGAAGAGTTCCCTCTCTCGGGCAGGGAGAACGTGTTCGCGTCGGTCACCGACTTCGCGTACGCGCCCCGTGACGCCCGGGCCCAGATCGCCTCCGGCGCGGGAGGCCGCTTTGCTTTGGCAGGAGCGAAGTGCGAGCGACAACTCCCCGCCCGCTACGGCCCCGCGCCGGAGGTCCCCGTCGAACAGCGCGGCAGCGGCACCTGCGCACGCCACGTGCGCAACTTCGCCTCCGCCGACGCCTTCGACTGCGACAAGCTCATCGCCGTCGAGGTGATCACCCCGGGCGGCAACTGGTCCTCGTACCCGCCGCACAAGCACGACGAGCACCGGCCCGGCGAGGAGTCGGAGCTGGAGGAGATCTACTACTTCGAGATCGACGGCCCGAACGGTTTCGGCTACCAGCGCGTATTCCCCTCGCGTGAGGGCGGATCCGACGTCCTCACGGAGGTCCGCTCCGGCGACGCCGTCCTCGTCCCCGACGGATGGCACGGCCCGTCCATCGCCCAGCCCGGCCACGACATGTACTACCTCAACGTCATGGCGGGACCGGGCGAGACACGGGAGTGGCGGATCTGCTTCCACCCGGACCATGTAACAGGCACAGGGGGTTACCGATGA
- a CDS encoding CocE/NonD family hydrolase, with amino-acid sequence MDLRLPGLRGLLRRPRRLFAAGAAVVVLAGAGTWTAVASDEVPPVDRADRVLDTGNGVRIDTSYFTSGGAGRRPAVLLGHGFGGSKNDVRQQAEDLARDGYAVLTWSARGFGKSNGKIGLNDPKGEVADVSKLIDWLAKQPQVELDKPGDPRVGMAGGSYGGAIALLTAGHDARVDAIAPAITYWNLSDALFPNGVFKKLWAGIFVNSGGGCERFEPVLCRMYERVAESGKPDAEARKMLDERSPSAVGKNIKVPTLLMQGQSDSLFPLGQADQAAKAIRANGALVDVDWIAGGHDGGDMETSRVQGRVQSWFDRYLKDDKGVDTGPAFRVTRTLGLGSGDGEPRLTGVTSDRYPGLESKQRSIALAGREQSFDNPPGASPPGVSALPGLGGAGGLSQLSSLGVGVSLDFPGQFAAFESAPFRDDVQITGSPTATVHVKSTSDDAVLFAKVYDVGPGRTQPVLPSQLVTPVRVEDAKAGKDVTLTLPAIDHEVDDGHRLRLVLASTDLGYASPATPATYTVSLKGDLKVPSALGESNAQGPLPAWVWWMPLAGAAIALALIITGRRRTAAPAPPDPELAEVPLQITDLTKRYAKSSDRYAVKDLSFRVEKGQVLGLLGPNGAGKTTTLRMLMGLIKPDGGEIRVFGHAISPGAPVLSRVGAFVEGAGFLPHLSGRENLDLYWRATGRPAEDAHLEEALEIAGLGDALARAVRTYSQGMRQRLAIAQAMLGLPDLLILDEPTNGLDPPQIREMREVMIRYAAAGRTVIVSSHLLAEVEQTCTHLVVMDHGQLVQAGPVEDIVGSGDTLLVGTATPVEEPVVEKVAALPGVASAVPVDEGLLVQLDADGTPQRLVAELVRLDVPVRSVGPHRRLEDAFLTLIGAEA; translated from the coding sequence ATGGATCTTCGACTGCCCGGACTGCGCGGGCTGCTTCGGAGGCCCCGGAGGCTGTTCGCCGCCGGGGCCGCCGTCGTCGTGCTCGCAGGCGCGGGGACGTGGACGGCCGTCGCGTCCGACGAGGTGCCCCCGGTCGACCGCGCCGACCGGGTCCTGGACACGGGGAACGGGGTGCGGATCGACACCTCGTACTTCACCTCCGGCGGAGCCGGCCGCCGCCCCGCCGTCCTGCTCGGCCACGGCTTCGGCGGCAGCAAGAACGACGTACGGCAGCAGGCCGAGGATCTCGCCAGAGACGGCTACGCGGTCCTGACCTGGTCGGCGCGCGGCTTCGGCAAGTCCAACGGGAAGATCGGCTTGAACGACCCGAAGGGCGAGGTCGCCGACGTCTCGAAGCTCATCGACTGGCTGGCGAAGCAGCCCCAGGTCGAACTCGACAAGCCCGGCGACCCCCGCGTGGGCATGGCCGGCGGCTCCTACGGCGGCGCGATCGCCCTGCTCACGGCGGGACACGACGCCCGGGTGGACGCCATCGCCCCGGCCATCACGTACTGGAACCTCTCCGACGCGCTGTTCCCGAACGGCGTGTTCAAGAAGCTGTGGGCCGGCATCTTCGTCAACTCCGGCGGCGGCTGCGAGCGGTTCGAGCCCGTGCTGTGCCGGATGTACGAGCGGGTCGCCGAGTCGGGCAAGCCGGACGCCGAGGCACGCAAGATGCTCGACGAGCGTTCGCCCTCCGCGGTCGGCAAGAACATCAAGGTGCCGACGCTGCTGATGCAGGGCCAGTCCGACTCCCTCTTTCCGTTGGGCCAGGCCGACCAGGCCGCGAAGGCGATCCGTGCCAACGGCGCCCTCGTCGACGTCGACTGGATCGCCGGCGGCCACGACGGCGGCGACATGGAGACGAGCCGCGTCCAGGGCCGCGTGCAGAGCTGGTTCGACCGCTACCTGAAGGACGACAAGGGCGTCGACACCGGCCCCGCCTTCCGCGTCACCCGCACCCTCGGCCTCGGCTCCGGCGACGGCGAGCCCCGGCTGACCGGCGTGACCTCGGACCGCTACCCCGGCCTGGAGAGCAAGCAGCGCTCCATCGCCCTGGCCGGCCGCGAGCAGAGCTTCGACAACCCGCCCGGCGCCAGCCCGCCCGGCGTCTCCGCCCTGCCCGGCCTCGGCGGCGCGGGCGGCCTCAGCCAGCTGTCCTCGCTCGGTGTCGGGGTCTCCCTCGACTTCCCCGGCCAGTTCGCCGCGTTCGAGTCGGCCCCGTTCCGGGACGACGTCCAGATCACCGGCTCCCCGACGGCCACGGTCCACGTGAAGTCCACCAGCGACGACGCCGTGCTCTTCGCCAAGGTCTACGACGTCGGCCCCGGCCGCACCCAGCCGGTACTGCCCTCCCAGCTGGTCACGCCCGTCAGGGTCGAGGACGCCAAGGCCGGCAAGGACGTCACCCTCACCCTCCCGGCGATCGACCACGAGGTCGACGACGGCCACCGGCTGCGCCTGGTCCTCGCCTCGACGGACCTCGGCTACGCCTCCCCGGCGACCCCGGCCACGTACACCGTCTCCCTCAAGGGCGACCTCAAGGTCCCGTCGGCGCTCGGCGAGAGCAACGCACAGGGCCCGCTGCCCGCCTGGGTGTGGTGGATGCCGCTCGCCGGTGCCGCGATCGCCCTGGCGCTGATCATCACCGGACGCCGCCGCACGGCGGCCCCCGCCCCGCCGGACCCCGAGCTGGCCGAAGTGCCCCTCCAGATCACGGACCTGACCAAGCGGTACGCCAAGTCCTCCGACCGGTACGCCGTCAAGGACCTGTCCTTCCGCGTGGAGAAGGGCCAGGTCCTCGGCCTGCTCGGCCCGAACGGCGCCGGCAAGACCACGACCCTGCGCATGCTGATGGGCCTGATCAAGCCGGACGGCGGCGAGATCCGCGTCTTCGGCCACGCCATCAGCCCGGGCGCCCCGGTCCTCTCCCGGGTCGGCGCGTTCGTCGAGGGCGCGGGCTTCCTGCCGCACCTGTCCGGCCGCGAGAACCTGGACCTGTACTGGCGCGCCACCGGCCGCCCGGCCGAAGACGCCCACTTGGAGGAGGCCCTGGAGATCGCGGGCCTCGGCGACGCGCTCGCCCGTGCGGTACGCACCTACTCCCAGGGCATGCGCCAGCGCCTCGCCATCGCCCAGGCCATGCTCGGCCTGCCGGACCTGCTCATCCTCGACGAACCGACCAACGGCCTCGACCCGCCCCAGATCCGCGAGATGCGCGAGGTGATGATCCGCTACGCCGCCGCGGGGCGCACGGTCATCGTCTCCAGCCACCTCCTCGCGGAGGTCGAGCAGACCTGCACCCACCTGGTCGTGATGGACCACGGACAGCTCGTCCAGGCGGGCCCGGTCGAGGACATCGTCGGCTCGGGCGACACCCTCCTGGTGGGCACAGCCACGCCCGTGGAGGAGCCCGTCGTCGAGAAGGTCGCCGCCCTGCCGGGCGTCGCCTCGGCCGTGCCCGTCGACGAGGGCCTCCTGGTCCAGCTCGACGCCGACGGCACCCCGCAGCGCCTGGTCGCCGAACTCGTGCGGCTGGACGTGCCCGTGCGGTCGGTCGGCCCGCACCGCCGCCTGGAGGACGCCTTCCTCACCCTGATCGGAGCCGAAGCATGA
- the mmsA gene encoding CoA-acylating methylmalonate-semialdehyde dehydrogenase, producing MTKIVNHWIGGKTVEGASGTHGPVTDPATGEVTTKVAFASVDEVDAAVAAAKEAFATWGQSSLAQRTSILFKFRALLDAHRDEIAELITAEHGKVHSDALGEVARGLEIVDLACGISVQLKGELSTQVASRVDVSSIRQPLGVVAGITPFNFPAMVPMWMFPLAIACGNTFVLKPSEKDPSASIKLAELLAEAGLPDGVFNVVHGDKVAVDRLLEHPDVKAVSFVGSTPIARYIHSTASANGKRVQALGGAKNHMLVLPDADLDAAADAAVSAAYGSAGERCMAISAVVAVGAIGDELVEKIRERAEKIKIGPGNDPASEMGPLITKVHRDKVASYVEGAAAEGAEVVLDGTGYTVDGFENGHWIGISLLDKVPTSAKAYQDEIFGPVLCVLRTETYEEALDLINASPFGNGTAIFTRDGGAARRFQLEVEAGMVGVNVPIPVPVGYHSFGGWKDSLFGDHHIYGNDGTHFYTRGKVVTTRWPDPADVPAGVDLGFPRNH from the coding sequence ATGACGAAGATCGTCAACCACTGGATCGGCGGCAAGACCGTCGAAGGCGCCTCGGGCACGCACGGGCCGGTGACCGATCCGGCGACCGGCGAGGTGACGACGAAGGTCGCGTTCGCCTCGGTCGACGAGGTGGACGCGGCGGTCGCCGCCGCCAAGGAGGCCTTCGCCACCTGGGGCCAGTCCTCGCTGGCCCAGCGGACCTCGATCCTGTTCAAGTTCCGGGCGCTGCTGGACGCGCACCGCGACGAGATCGCCGAGCTGATCACCGCCGAGCACGGCAAGGTGCACAGCGACGCGCTCGGTGAGGTGGCGCGCGGCCTGGAGATCGTCGACCTGGCCTGCGGCATCAGCGTCCAGCTGAAGGGCGAGCTGTCCACGCAGGTGGCGAGCCGCGTGGACGTGTCCTCGATCCGCCAGCCGCTCGGTGTCGTCGCGGGCATCACGCCGTTCAACTTCCCGGCGATGGTGCCGATGTGGATGTTCCCCCTCGCCATCGCGTGCGGCAACACGTTCGTGCTGAAGCCGTCCGAGAAGGACCCGTCGGCGTCGATCAAGCTCGCCGAGCTGCTCGCCGAGGCCGGCCTGCCGGACGGCGTCTTCAACGTCGTCCACGGCGACAAGGTGGCCGTCGACCGCCTGCTGGAGCACCCGGACGTCAAGGCGGTGTCGTTCGTCGGCTCGACCCCGATCGCCCGCTACATCCACAGCACCGCCTCCGCCAACGGCAAGCGCGTCCAGGCGCTCGGCGGCGCCAAGAACCACATGCTGGTCCTCCCGGACGCCGACCTCGACGCTGCGGCCGACGCCGCGGTGTCCGCCGCCTACGGCTCGGCGGGCGAGCGCTGCATGGCCATCTCGGCGGTCGTCGCGGTCGGCGCGATCGGCGACGAACTGGTGGAGAAGATCCGCGAGCGCGCCGAGAAGATCAAGATCGGCCCCGGCAACGACCCGGCCTCCGAGATGGGCCCGCTGATCACCAAGGTCCACCGCGACAAGGTGGCCTCCTATGTCGAGGGCGCGGCGGCCGAGGGCGCAGAGGTGGTTCTCGACGGCACCGGGTACACCGTCGACGGCTTCGAGAACGGCCACTGGATCGGCATCTCGCTGCTCGACAAGGTGCCCACGAGCGCGAAGGCCTACCAGGACGAGATCTTCGGCCCGGTGCTCTGCGTGCTGCGCACGGAGACCTACGAGGAGGCCCTGGACCTGATCAACGCCTCGCCGTTCGGCAACGGCACCGCGATCTTCACCCGGGACGGCGGCGCGGCCCGCCGCTTCCAGCTGGAGGTCGAGGCCGGCATGGTCGGCGTGAACGTCCCGATCCCGGTCCCCGTGGGCTACCACTCCTTCGGCGGCTGGAAGGACTCGCTCTTCGGCGACCACCACATCTACGGCAACGACGGCACGCACTTCTACACCCGAGGCAAGGTCGTCACCACCCGCTGGCCGGACCCGGCCGACGTCCCGGCGGGCGTGGACCTGGGCTTCCCGCGCAACCACTGA